A window from Manduca sexta isolate Smith_Timp_Sample1 chromosome 24, JHU_Msex_v1.0, whole genome shotgun sequence encodes these proteins:
- the LOC115440457 gene encoding calcium/calmodulin-dependent protein kinase type 1, whose protein sequence is MPLFGKKDFGRKSKKDGKESEKQPSIEDKYIVKDLLGTGAFSEVRLIESKENGQLYACKIIDKKALKGKEDSLENEIRVLKRFSEQAKGEGGEKKMFSHPNIVQLLETYEDKNKVYLVMELVTGGELFDRIVEKGSYTEKDASNLIRQVLEAVDYMHSQGVVHRDLKPENLLYYSADEDSKIMISDFGLSKIEDSGIMATACGTPGYVAPEVLAQKPYGKAVDVWSIGVISYILLCGYPPFYDENDANLFAQILKGDFEFDSPYWDDISDSAKDFIRHLMCVDVEKRYTCKQALAHPWISGNAASNKNIHGTVSEQLKKNFAKSRWKQAYHATTVIRQMQKMILNSSSSSRSANQTQPKQ, encoded by the exons ATGCCTCTATTTGGTAAAAAGGATTTTGGGAGGAAATCTAAAAAAGATGGCAAGGAATCTGAAAAACAGCCATCCATTGAGGATAAGTATATTGTGAAAGATCTGTTAGGCACGGGCGCCTTTTCGGAAGTGCGTCTGATAGAGAGTAAAGAAAATGGTCAATTGTACGCATGCAAAATAATCGACAAGAAAGCCTTAAAAGGCAAAGAAGACTCTCTAGAAAATGAAATTAGAGTTTTGAAACGATTCAGTGAGCAAGCAAAAGGCGAGGGTGGCGAGAAGAAAATGTTTTCGCACCCGAACATCGTCCAGCTGTTGGAAACATATGAGGACAAAAATAAAGTGTACCTCGTCATGGAACTGGTTACGGGTGGCGAATTATTTGATAGAATTGTTGAGAAAGGTTCATACACTGAAAAAGATGCTTCCAACTTAATACGACAGGTGTTGGAGGCTGTAGATTACATGCATTCTCAGGGAGTGGTACATAGAGATTTGAAACCTGAAAACCTTCTCTACTATAGTGCTGATGAGGATAGTAAAATTATGATAAGTGATTTTGGACTGTCGAAAATTGAAGATTCTGGGATTATGGCCACAGCTTGTGGGACACCAGGCTATGTGGCACCTGAAGTGTTAGCACAAAAACCATATGGCAAGGCTGTGGATGTGTGGAGTATAGGAGTCATTTCATACATCCTGTTGTGTGGATACCCACCATTTTATGATGAGAATGATGCAAACTTGTTTGCCCAAATCTTAAAGGGAGACTTTGAATTTGATTCTCCGTATTGGGATGACATTAGTGATTCAGCAAAGGATTTTATTCGGCATCTGATGTGTGTAGATGTAGAGAAGAGATACACTTGCAA GCAAGCCTTAGCACACCCATGGATCTCTGGTAATGCTGCCAGTAACAAGAATATTCACGGTACTGTATCAGAACAGCTCAAGAAGAACTTTGCGAAATCCCGTTGGAAACAAGCATACCATGCCACCACTGTCATCCGGCAAATGCAGAAGATGATATTAAACAGCAGCAGTTCAAGTCGCAGCGCCAACCAGACTCAGCCCAAACAATAG
- the LOC115440456 gene encoding protein sly1 homolog, with the protein MRSYSRSKMTTLRERQLNALKQMLNLNQPLTKNTANEPVWKVLIYDRVGQDIISPLVSIKELRELGVTLHVQLHSDRDPIPEVPAVYFCAPTEENLGRICQDLDNGVYDQYHLNFVSPITRQKLEDLAASAIQSNSAVNIHKVFDQYLNFICLEDDLFIMKHQQSDSLSYYAINKGDTKDTEMEAIMDNIVESLFSVFVTLGNVPIIRSSKGNAAEMVAKKLDKKLRENLWDARNNLFHGNTGQTASFSFTRPMLILLDRNIDMATPLHHTWTYQALAHDVLDLSLNRAVVPENTGVVVPGQKTKTRICDLDSKDPLWLEHKGSPFPTVAEAIQEDLDKYRSSEAEVKKLKSSMGLDADSDLALSMVSDNTQRLTNAVNSLPQLMEKKRLIDMHTTIATAILNAIKSRRLDSFFELEEKIMSKSSSVESKAVMDLITDPTAGTPEDKMRLFIIYYLCTGQIPEEEYKKFEAALSTAECDIKAMSYMKRWKGFTKMSNQYEGGGTKTVSMFSKLVSQGSSFVMEGVKNLVVKKHKLPVSRAVEGALAGGWGGGGEAGAELTWLDPRAARTDSAARARATRHPPPTDAVVFLVGGGNYIEYHNLIDFAKQQATGGTMRKIIYGATTLPNASQFLKQLSLLGEEIQ; encoded by the exons ATGAGAAGCTATTCGCGATCTAAAATGACGACCTTACGAGAACGACAGTTAA ATGCTCTAAAGCAAATGCTCAATTTAAACCAGCCGCTAACTAAAAACACGGCAAACGAGCCAGTTTGGAAAGTACTGATATACGACAGAGTTGGCCAAGATATTATTTCTCCACTAGTATCAATAAAAGAGCTTCGAGAGTTAGGCGTGACTCTACATGT acAACTGCATTCAGACCGCGATCCAATACCTGAAGTGCCAGCGGTATACTTCTGTGCGCCTACTGAGGAAAATCTTGGCCGTATATGTCAAGATCTTGACAATGGAGTGTATGATCAATACCACCTCAACTTTGTATCACCTATCACAAGACAGAAACTTGAAGATTTGGCTGCATCAGCCATACAGTCCAACTCAGCTGTCAACATTCACAAAGTTTTTGATCAATACTTGAACTTCATTTGCTTGGAAGATGAcctttttattatgaaacacCAGCAGTCTGATTCATTGTCTTATTATG CTATCAACAAAGGTGACACAAAAGACACAGAAATGGAAGCCATCATGGACAATATTGTTGAGAGCTTATTTTCAGTATTTGTTACattag gtAATGTCCCAATAATAAGAAGCAGTAAAGGCAATGCTGCAGAGATGGTAGCGAAAAAGTTGGATAAAAAATTACGTGAAAACCTTTGGGATGCCAGGAACAACCTTTTCCATGGCAACACTGGACAAACTGCATCTTTTAGTTTCACAAGACCTATGCTCATATTATTGGACAGGAACATTGATATGGCCACACCATTGCATCACACTTGGACATATCAAGCTTTGGCGCATGACGTACTGGATCTTTCGTTAAATAg AGCAGTAGTGCCGGAAAATACCGGTGTTGTAGTACCAGgtcaaaaaactaaaacaaggATATGTGATTTAGATTCTAAAGACCCTCTTTGGTTGGAACACAAAGGCAGTCCGTTTCCGACCGTCGCCGAAGCTATTCAAGAGGACCTTGATAAATATAG GAGTTCAGAAGCTGAAGTGAAGAAGTTAAAGAGCTCTATGGGTCTGGACGCAGACAGTGATTTGGCTCTGAGCATGGTGAGCGACAACACGCAGCGACTGACCAACGCGGTCAATTCCTTGCCACAACTCATGGAGAAGAAACGGCTTATAGATATGCATACCACTATCGCCACCG CAATCTTAAACGCCATCAAATCCAGGCGTTTGGATTCGTTCTTCGAGTTAGAAGAGAAGATAATGAGCAAGAGCAGCAGTGTAGAGAGCAAAGCTGTTATGGATCTCATTACCGACCCCACTGCGGGCACGCCGGAGGACAAAATGCGCCTGTTCATTATATATTATCTGTGCACCGGTCAAATACCCGAGGAGGAATATAAGAAGTTCGAAGCGGCACTGTCCACAGCAGAATGTGATATAAAAGCTATGTCTTACATGAAGCGGTGGAA AGGTTTCACTAAAATGTCTAATCAATACGAGGGCGGAGGCACAAAGACTGTGTCGATGTTTTCTAAACTCGTTTCTCAGGGATCGTCATTTGTCATGGAAGGTGTTAAAAATTTAGTTGTAAAGAAACAT AAGCTGCCGGTGAGCCGCGCGGTGGAGGGCGCGCTGGCGGGCGGgtggggcggcggcggcgaggcggGCGCGGAGCTCACGTGGCTCGACCCGCGCGCCGCGCGCACGGAcagcgcggcgcgtgcgcgcgcCACGCGCCACCCGCCGCCCACCGACGCCGTCGTCTTCCTCGTCGGCGGCGGCAACTACATCGAGTACCACAACCTCATCGACTTCGCAAAG caaCAGGCGACCGGCGGCACGATGAGAAAAATTATCTACGGCGCCACCACTCTGCCGAACGCATCACAGTTTCTGAAACAACTGTCACTCCTCGGAGAAGAAATTCAATAA